In Phycisphaerae bacterium, the DNA window GAATATTCTGTCCATGACGGGCAGCATCGAAGTCGGAAAGGACGCGGACATCACGCTTTGGACGGGTAGCCCGATTGATCCCCGCCAGTCGTGCAAAATGACCATCGTGAATGGCAGAATTGCATACGATGCGAAAGTGAGACGGCGCACGCGATGAGACACCTCGCGACCAATCAATTCAGACACAGATTCGAACGCCTGCGCGGTCGCGCCGCAAATCCGGCGCCGAATGCGGATCGCGGCGATCGAGCGACGGCCGCGCGGCCGCCCGCGGTGAACCGCCGGCGATTGTCTTGCTTCCCGGCATTGGCCTTGTCGATTGCCGTGCTCGTCGGTTCAGCGGCATCGGGGTTCGCTGATGATTCGTATGTGGTGCTCAAAGCGAAGAAAGTCATCACCATCACCGGAGAAGAGATCAGCGATGCGATGATCGTCATCTCCGGCGGCAAGATCGAGGCGGTCGGCAAGAAAGTCGATTATCCATCCGAGAGCCGAGTGATCGATGTTTCGAATCTGACGGTGATGCCCGGCATGATCAGTCCGCATTCAGCGATCGGCCTGCCTCCCGCGAATCGGAACGGCAATCAGTCGCACCGCAGGGTTTCGAGCGATTTCCTCCCGCCCGATGACGACACCTATTCCAGGCTGCTTCAGGCGGGGTACACGATGTTGGGACTGTATCCGCCGGGCGGAGGCATGCCGGGCCAGAAATTGGTGCAGACGACCTCGCAGCCGCAGAAGCGGGCGGGGCTTAAGGAAGAGGGCCTTATTCGCGTCAGTTTCACCCGGCCAGCGACGGACAAGCGACTTCTTCGCGACACCATCAAGCAGGCCCAGGCGGTGATCGACAAGGAAAACGAGGCAACATCCAAGTCCGCGACGTCGCGTCCTGCTGCGGAATCCCGTCCCACGAGCCAACCGACGTCCGTTCCGGCGTCGGGTCCGTCGTCACAGCCCGCGACCACCCGTCCTGCCACTGCGTCGGCACCTGTTGCTCCGCCGCCTCGCCCTGAACTGGAACCCTGGCTGTCGCTGCTGAAGAAGAAGGAAGGATTCGTCGCGCAGATCGAGCTTGCCAGGGCGTCGGACATCATCCATCTGGCGGATGTGTTGAAGGATGCCGATTTCGCACGGCACTTCGTCGTCAGCGGGTGGGAGATTGGCGACATGCATCAGGTCGTCGCCCATGATCTCCTGGGTCATGCCAAGGCGCTGGTCGCCATTACTCCGACTCTCCCAAACATGCCGCTGACCATGAATCCTTACAACCTTGCCCAGCGGTTCATCAATGCAGGGGCGACCGTCGCAATCTTCCCGCTTTCCGATACCGTTGAAGAGTACGGCAACATCCGCGAACGGCTCGCAATGCTCGTGCGAGCAGGCCTTGACCGCAAGGATGCCCTCAAAGCGGTGACATTGAACGCAGCCAGGTTCCTGTTGATGGACAAGGAATATGGATCGATTGAAAAGGACAAGTGGGCGGATTTGATCCTGCTCGACGGCGATCCTCTCGATCCGGCCAGCAAAGTCCGACGTGTCATGATTCACGGTGAGTTCGTGTTCGATCTGGATAAGAAGGATTCGAAGCAACCGCCTCGGCTGTAGGAGTTTCGCGAGAGTACACTAAAATGCGGCGTTTCGTACTTGTCATTCTGGGTCTCACGATTCTCGCGCCGACGCTTGGTTTTACGCCGGCGTGGGATGACGGAGTTGACTCGTTGGCGGCGACTGCGCCGGCCACCGCACCGTCGGCACAGCCGGCCACCCAGCCTGCAACACAGCCGACGACCGAACCAACCACGACTTCGGCGGCCACTGCCCCCGCGAGCCAGCCGACCACGAAGCCGGCCAAGCCCAAGGACCGCTATCTGGCCGTGATCGGAGGAACGGTTCATCCCGTATCCGGAGCCGACTTGACTGGAGTGACCATTCTTTGCAAGAACGGCCGAATTCAGTCAATCAGTCGTTCTCCGAAACTGCCCGACGATGCCCAGGTGCTTGATGCGACGGGCTATCACGTGTATCCCGGACTGATTGCCAGCAATACACGCAATGTGGTCGGCTCTGAACCGCCGGAGGACACGACCAATGTCTTTGCAACGTCCATGCGCCTCGCCAATGCCGGTGGCATCACGACCGCCATTGTCGGCAACACAGCCGCAAAAGTGTCTTATGGCAGCGTTGAAGGCCTGACACTGCGCAAAGACCTGTTTGTCGGGCTGCGATATCGTTCGCCTGCGGAAAAGCGGTCGCTACGTGAGTCGCTCGACAAAGTGCGAGACTATTTGCGCGACAAAGATGATTTCGAACGCCGGAAGGCCGAAGGTGACAAGGAAGCCAAACCCCCGGATGAATCGCCGGTCACGGGCGGGAATGCCCGATTTCTTCAACTGATCAAAAAGGAAAAAGCGGCCGTCTTCTCTGCTGATTCCCGCAGCGAACTCGATGCAATCTGCGAATTGGTCGAGACCTACGGTATTCGCGCCGTGGTGCGCGGCGCGGTCGAAGGCTGGACGATACCCGACCGAATGGGCCGCGCGGGAATTCAGGCGATCGTCACACCGCGTCGGCAGACCGAACGCGACCAACAACTGAATCACCCGCAGGGCGGCTCCATTGAAAACGCCGCAATTCTCTACAGTCGCGGCGTGGAGATTGCCATCACACCCGGCGCCGTCGATGCGAGCCTCGGCGGTCTGGCCGGACGCGATTTGCAGCATATCCCAATGGAAGCGGCATTGGCCGTGAGTGGCGGATTGCCGGAAAAGGCGGCGATCGAATCGATCACACTGACTGCCGCTCGCATTCACGGCATTGCGGATCGGGTCGGTTCCATCGAAGTCGGCAAAGACGCGGATTTCATCATATGCAGCGGCAGATTGCTCGAATTTTTCACGATGGTGGAATGGACAGTCGTGAATGGCCGAATAGTCTATGACAAGCAGGCCGATACGCTCTTTGCTGACATTCGGCCCCGAACGCCCACGACGCAGCCGGCGCGATACAAATTCTGGCCCCGTCCGTTTAAGCCGCGTCCCGCGCCGCAACCAGGCGAAGGCGGCCGTTATGGCAGGTCTCCCCTCGAATAACTAAGTTGACGGTTACCCTCGTCGCCGAGATGGTGCTTCGCATCGTCCCGATTCGCGTGCCAATTGTCGCACTTACCGTCCCGGCCGGCGAACTGCCGATGTGTTCCGGTTCATGTCACTGCCGAGCTCTGCCGAGGCGCTCCGGTCTGAAATTAGCAATCCCAATCATGCCATCATGGTTCATGTGCGGGAAATTCCGTTGCACGGTCGAGGTACCTGATACCGTATGCAAACAAAATAGCGGTCATTCCGACATGCTGCGACGAACATTTACGCGGTCAAACTGAATCCACAATAGTTGCCGGGTGTCTCAGTTCCGCGACTGCATTGATCAGTAGGGGTTATGCACTACTTGCGAAACGCCAATTCTCCGGCTACGCTCTCATTGATGTGGCAGTTGGTGTACGACTACCCAATCTCTGAGTTAATAGCAGCCGGCGAGTGGAGAATGCAAGTCTGGAGCACTGTAAATGGCCAAGTCGTCTTTTTCTTGTGATGTCTGTGGACGCGGTTTTCGTATGCCCGCTCACCTCGCCCGCCATATGTCAGTTCACAACGGAACCTCAAAAAAAGCATCAGTAAAGGGTAAGAAAGCGTCTCACATGGGCGCAGCGGTTGTCGGCCGACGGCGTGGGCGACTGCCCGCCGCGGTCGCAAAAATGAATCTCGGCGCGATGTCCGCCGAGGAACTGGGGCAGATTCTGATCGCAACCCGGGCAGAGATTTCGAGTCGAATTTCCCAGTTGCAAAACGTCATTAACTGATCCGTAAGTCGTCGGGCGCGGTTCAATTCTCATCCTGACCGAAGATAATCGGTGGTTGGCGCAGCAGGGGGTCTGCGCCGACTACCCGGTTCTCTCGTTTGCCCATTGAGTGACGACTGCAAACCGTGTTTCGACTGTCGCAGGTCCGATTTAGTCGGCCGGCAGGCACCGCGCGGATGCCCACGCTCGCAAGTCGGCGACGCGCTCCATTTGAATGACCGACAGGGGCGGTGACATCTGCAATGCCGTGACGACTCGCCCCGTGTCAATTTCCTTTTTCGCGGCGAAAGCCTCGTGCAATGCGGAGACGATTGCCTGTTCGATCTCCGCGCCGGTGTACCCTTCCGACGCATTGATCAGTGCGTCCATGTCGAATTGGTTGGGATCCCGGCCGCGACGGCGGAGATGGATTGCAAGTATTTCCCGCCGCGTGTCGGGCGAAGGCAAGTCCACGAAGAAGATCTCGTCGAATCGTCCCTTTCGCAGCAATTCCGGCGGAAGCGCCTCGATGTCATTGGCCGTCGCCACAAGGAAAACCGGCGCGCGGTGTTCCTGCATCCAAGTGAGTAATGCGCCGAACATCCTTTGCGACAGGCCGCCGTCCGCGCTCCGACTGGCCGCCGAGGCAAATGCCTTCTCGACTTCGTCGATCCACAGAATGATCGGCGACATCATCTCGGCTTGATGCAGTGCGTCGCGCAGGTTGCGCTCCGATTCGCCGATGAAGCGATCGTACAGCGAACCGACATCCAGCCGAAGCAGCGGCCGCTTCCACGCGGTTGCAATGGCCTTCGCGCAGAAGCTCTTTCCCGCGCCTTGCACCCCAAGCAGCAGAATGCCTCGTGGCGCGGTAAGTCCGAATCGAGATGCTTCATCCGTAAACACCTCTCGACGAATTTCGAGCCAGCGCTTGAGCCGCTTCAGTCCACCGATTGCGGACAGGTCTTCCGGCGTTTCGATGAATTCCAGCAGCCCACGGCCCTGCACCGCCTGTCGTTTCCGCGCAAGGATCAATGCAAGGTCGTCGGCATCGAAGCGGCGGTCCTCGACCACGGTCTCTTGAATGATCTGCCGAATCTGGCGACGCGTGAGGCCCCGAAGATTTCTGAGAATCAGTTGAAGCGTACGGCGGTTGAGATCGACTTCAATGCGATCCTGCATGTTCGCTTGCCGCAGCGACTCGCGCAGCAGCGATTCGATCTCAGCGGAATCAGGAAGGCTGATCTCAAAGCGCGTAGCGACGGATTCAATCACAAGGGGCAACTCGCCATTGTGATCAACCAGAATGACCATGCCGCGCTGGTTGCGGCAGTGTTCCACGACCTCACGTAGCAGCCGCATGGTACGATCATCTCGAAGGTGGGCGGCGAGATCGAGAAAGACATTGATTCCGGGGTTTTCCTGTCGGAGAAGGTAATAGAGCGCCCCGGAGGGATGGACTGTTTCGGGAATGGGGGTCTGATCCGCAACCAATCCGTCGCGCAATCCATCGACGATTGTCCAGATGTTCAAGAAGCTGGGCGTGCGAATCACGGCCTCGCGGATGGTCGAAAGCGCGTGATCTTCCTCGACGGTGCCGATCACCACGCATGGATACATGCCCCGAATGAGTTGCTCGAGTCGGGCGCTGTCCTCTTTCTGACCAGTCATTCCGCATCGGCCTCCGCGAATCGGCAGCTCTGCTGAAGCGCAGCCGCGAGTCGTAGAAGATACTCGTCGCGGGCGATTTCGACTACTCCGAACCGGCGCAGGTGCGGCGTGCTGAATTGTACATCCAGCAGTGAGAATCCCCGTGCCGTCAATGTCTCCACGAGCCGGACGAGTGCAACCTTGCTGGCGTCCCGAACAATATGAAACATGCTCTCGCCGAAGAATGCGCCACCCAGTGCGACGCCATACAGCCCGCCCGCGAGATTGCCATCGTGCCACGCCTCAACGCTGTGTGCGAAGCCGGCCCTGTGCAGGCTGCAATAGGCCGCGACGATCGGTGCCGTGATCCAGGTCCCGTCCGGACGTTGACCGCAGGCGCGGATCACTTCTTCGAACGCGGAGTTCAGGCGGATCTCGAATTTCGCGCTGCGATAGGTCTGGCGAAGGCTCTGTGGTATGTGAAACCCGTCAAGCGGCAGAATTGCGCGCGGATCAGGCGAGTACCAGCGAATGGTCTTGCCGTGCCCCATCGGAAAGACGGATTGGGCGTACGCGGACAGCAGCAATTCCGGCGTTAGAGGTTCCATTCAGCGTAATATATCGCGTCTGGCCCGTCTGGCGCGCGGTGACGGGGTGGGCAAGGGAAGGTATAGTACCGGCCGTCAAGAGTTGAAGGGGTGTGCTGTGAGGATCGGCTCGGAGGGTGCCATGTCATATACCGTGAAAAAAGTGGATGTCTGGGCCGGCGACGTCATGAACCGCCCCGAAAAGCTGGCACGCGTGCTGGAAGCGCTCACTGCCGCCGGTGCGCAGTTGGAGTTTCTGGTTGCGCGCCGGGTTTCGCAGAACACATCCCGAATTTTTGTCGCGCCGCTCAAATCGAAGAAGGAGCGGCAGGCGGCTTCAGATGTCGGCCTCGTCTCCGCGGCCGGTATGCACTCGATTCGGATCGACGGTCCCGATCGGGCCGGTCTCGGAGCGGATATCGCGAGAGCCGTGGCAGCCGCTGGAATCAATGTCCGCGGCGCGTCGGCGGCCACGATCGGCAAAAAGAATGTGTTCTGGCTGGCATTCGCCGAATCCGGTGAAGCCGATGCCGCCATCAAGATCATCAAGAAGAAACTGGCGGGTAAAAAAAAGTAAGCAGGTCGGGCGGCGGTCGCGCTCCGATTCCCTCGGGTTTTGCGGAGACCGACCGGCCCAAGCTACTTGACCTGGATGATGGCCGTGAATTCCGCGGTCCGCCACTTCACCCTGAGGCGCACGCCCTTGGCGATGGCATCGGGGCTTAGCTCTTGTTCGAGCTGCCGAACATTGTCGATTCGCCGATCGTTGGCCTGAGTAATCGTATGGCCGGCGCGAATGCCCGCGGCAAATGCTTCGCTCGTGGGGTCGACATAAGTCACGACCGCGCCTGTCAGCATGTCTTCGTCCAGCTTGTATCGTTCCGCGAGCGCGGGTGACATCGTCGCCGCTTCCATGCCGATCAGATCGAACTTCACTCCGGATTCAGCAGTCGGTTCGGAGCCATCCGACGAGATCGGCTCGTTTCGCGGACCGCGGCGGCGGGACTCGTTTCGGTTGGATTCCGGACGGTTCTTGTCGCCGGACTTGGGTTCGGATTCGGGCTTTAGCAAGTCGCGAAGTGCTCCGGTCGTTGAGAAGCCTTCAGGCTGCGCGCCGATCTTTACCTTCAGGGACCGGCGTTCGCCTTTTCGCCAGATGATCATGTCGACTGACTGATTCGGCTCGGATGTTGCAATGAAGTGTTGCAGTTCATCGGTGTTCATGACATCCGTGCCGTTGATGGAAAGAATGATGTCTTCCGGCTTCATCCCTGAGGCCGCGGCCGGGGAACCCGAGCCTATTTGCTCCACAAGCACGCCGTGCGACTCATCAAGTCCATATGCCGATGCGACCTGCGGGTCCACCGATTTGATTCCAACTCCCAGATAGCCTCGAACGATTTTCTGGCCGGTCTTCAGCTTTGCGGCGATCGTCTGAACCACCTTCGACGGAATCGCGAATGCGACGCCTTGATTGCCACCTGATTCAGTCGCAATGGCCGTATTAATGCCGATGACTTCGCCGCGGGCGTTGATCAGCGGTCCGCCCGAATTGCCGGGGTTGATGGGCGCGTCGGTTTGAATCCAGTTTTGATAGTCGATATCGACCGCCACATTCGATCGGCCGATCGCGCTGACGATTCCGTGTGAGACGCTGTGGCCCAGCCGGAAGGGGCTGCCGATCGCAAGCACAATGTTGCCGACCCGCAGCGCGGACGAGTCTCCGAACCGGGCGGGATGCACGCGATCCGCGTGGATCTTCAGAACGGCGATATCCGTCTTGGGATCCTTGCCGACGATTTCCGCGCGGTACCGCCTGCCGTCCGAGAGCATCACGCGAACCGCGTCGGCGTCTGCCACAACGTGATTGTTCGTGACGATGTAGCCGTCTTCGTCGACAATGACGCCGCTGCCGGTACCGGTGCTGGGTTCGGGCTGAAAATTGCGGCGGCCGAACAATTCCTGGAGTTGCTTGTTGACCGCGGTGTTCTCGCTGATGGCCTCAACGTAAACGACCGAGGGCTTCACTGCTTCGGCGATCACGCTGAAGGCGTGTGAGACCTGTTCCAGCGGCGCCAGTTCCTTCAGGTCGATCGACTGAAGGTGGTCGAGGTCGGCCTGAAGTCGGCCCTTCTCAACGGCATAGGACACACGACCGGGCAGGTCGAGGTGAATGGCCAAGGCCAGCATGGCCACGGCCGTGATCGATGTCAGGACCAGATAGGGTAGACCGCGTCGATGTCGCATGTCAGGTCAACCTCCATGGAATCAGCTTCGCTATGCGTTACTACGCGAGCGAGCCTTCACTGGATTGATAATTAATAGGGGAGAGTCGCCGCCCGTGGTTTCTGATCTCGGCGCCGAGCTTGCAACCCCTGTACGGTTGCCCGGCGGCCTCGTCGAGGATTTCGGATCGGCGGCATCGGGCACGAGCATACAGCCTAAATCGGATTGAGGTGGTCAGAACCCCACGAGTTTCACAGCCTGCGCCCGCAGAGGCCAACCACTCCACAAGTCCGTATTATATTAACGCGTTATTATAGGATCGGTCACGGTTAATTCTTGACGATGGGTGGGGCCGAAATGTCGGATCGGTCAGATCAAAACCGCTGGTTTCATGCCGGAAGGCTAATTCACGACAACCAACTGTCCGACCGCATTGACCGTGACGGGATCGTTAACGCCATCATCGATCACCGCGAACAGGTTGTATGTGTCTGATGGGACGGAATCGCCGTTTTCATCGACGAAATTGAACACGAACGA includes these proteins:
- a CDS encoding amidohydrolase family protein; protein product: MRHLATNQFRHRFERLRGRAANPAPNADRGDRATAARPPAVNRRRLSCFPALALSIAVLVGSAASGFADDSYVVLKAKKVITITGEEISDAMIVISGGKIEAVGKKVDYPSESRVIDVSNLTVMPGMISPHSAIGLPPANRNGNQSHRRVSSDFLPPDDDTYSRLLQAGYTMLGLYPPGGGMPGQKLVQTTSQPQKRAGLKEEGLIRVSFTRPATDKRLLRDTIKQAQAVIDKENEATSKSATSRPAAESRPTSQPTSVPASGPSSQPATTRPATASAPVAPPPRPELEPWLSLLKKKEGFVAQIELARASDIIHLADVLKDADFARHFVVSGWEIGDMHQVVAHDLLGHAKALVAITPTLPNMPLTMNPYNLAQRFINAGATVAIFPLSDTVEEYGNIRERLAMLVRAGLDRKDALKAVTLNAARFLLMDKEYGSIEKDKWADLILLDGDPLDPASKVRRVMIHGEFVFDLDKKDSKQPPRL
- a CDS encoding amidohydrolase family protein, with the translated sequence MRRFVLVILGLTILAPTLGFTPAWDDGVDSLAATAPATAPSAQPATQPATQPTTEPTTTSAATAPASQPTTKPAKPKDRYLAVIGGTVHPVSGADLTGVTILCKNGRIQSISRSPKLPDDAQVLDATGYHVYPGLIASNTRNVVGSEPPEDTTNVFATSMRLANAGGITTAIVGNTAAKVSYGSVEGLTLRKDLFVGLRYRSPAEKRSLRESLDKVRDYLRDKDDFERRKAEGDKEAKPPDESPVTGGNARFLQLIKKEKAAVFSADSRSELDAICELVETYGIRAVVRGAVEGWTIPDRMGRAGIQAIVTPRRQTERDQQLNHPQGGSIENAAILYSRGVEIAITPGAVDASLGGLAGRDLQHIPMEAALAVSGGLPEKAAIESITLTAARIHGIADRVGSIEVGKDADFIICSGRLLEFFTMVEWTVVNGRIVYDKQADTLFADIRPRTPTTQPARYKFWPRPFKPRPAPQPGEGGRYGRSPLE
- a CDS encoding C2H2-type zinc finger protein, coding for MAKSSFSCDVCGRGFRMPAHLARHMSVHNGTSKKASVKGKKASHMGAAVVGRRRGRLPAAVAKMNLGAMSAEELGQILIATRAEISSRISQLQNVIN
- a CDS encoding AAA family ATPase, whose product is MTGQKEDSARLEQLIRGMYPCVVIGTVEEDHALSTIREAVIRTPSFLNIWTIVDGLRDGLVADQTPIPETVHPSGALYYLLRQENPGINVFLDLAAHLRDDRTMRLLREVVEHCRNQRGMVILVDHNGELPLVIESVATRFEISLPDSAEIESLLRESLRQANMQDRIEVDLNRRTLQLILRNLRGLTRRQIRQIIQETVVEDRRFDADDLALILARKRQAVQGRGLLEFIETPEDLSAIGGLKRLKRWLEIRREVFTDEASRFGLTAPRGILLLGVQGAGKSFCAKAIATAWKRPLLRLDVGSLYDRFIGESERNLRDALHQAEMMSPIILWIDEVEKAFASAASRSADGGLSQRMFGALLTWMQEHRAPVFLVATANDIEALPPELLRKGRFDEIFFVDLPSPDTRREILAIHLRRRGRDPNQFDMDALINASEGYTGAEIEQAIVSALHEAFAAKKEIDTGRVVTALQMSPPLSVIQMERVADLRAWASARCLPAD
- the aat gene encoding leucyl/phenylalanyl-tRNA--protein transferase, whose amino-acid sequence is MEPLTPELLLSAYAQSVFPMGHGKTIRWYSPDPRAILPLDGFHIPQSLRQTYRSAKFEIRLNSAFEEVIRACGQRPDGTWITAPIVAAYCSLHRAGFAHSVEAWHDGNLAGGLYGVALGGAFFGESMFHIVRDASKVALVRLVETLTARGFSLLDVQFSTPHLRRFGVVEIARDEYLLRLAAALQQSCRFAEADAE
- a CDS encoding ACT domain-containing protein produces the protein MSYTVKKVDVWAGDVMNRPEKLARVLEALTAAGAQLEFLVARRVSQNTSRIFVAPLKSKKERQAASDVGLVSAAGMHSIRIDGPDRAGLGADIARAVAAAGINVRGASAATIGKKNVFWLAFAESGEADAAIKIIKKKLAGKKK
- a CDS encoding trypsin-like peptidase domain-containing protein; this encodes MRHRRGLPYLVLTSITAVAMLALAIHLDLPGRVSYAVEKGRLQADLDHLQSIDLKELAPLEQVSHAFSVIAEAVKPSVVYVEAISENTAVNKQLQELFGRRNFQPEPSTGTGSGVIVDEDGYIVTNNHVVADADAVRVMLSDGRRYRAEIVGKDPKTDIAVLKIHADRVHPARFGDSSALRVGNIVLAIGSPFRLGHSVSHGIVSAIGRSNVAVDIDYQNWIQTDAPINPGNSGGPLINARGEVIGINTAIATESGGNQGVAFAIPSKVVQTIAAKLKTGQKIVRGYLGVGIKSVDPQVASAYGLDESHGVLVEQIGSGSPAAASGMKPEDIILSINGTDVMNTDELQHFIATSEPNQSVDMIIWRKGERRSLKVKIGAQPEGFSTTGALRDLLKPESEPKSGDKNRPESNRNESRRRGPRNEPISSDGSEPTAESGVKFDLIGMEAATMSPALAERYKLDEDMLTGAVVTYVDPTSEAFAAGIRAGHTITQANDRRIDNVRQLEQELSPDAIAKGVRLRVKWRTAEFTAIIQVK